In Leptospira stimsonii, the following proteins share a genomic window:
- the guaA gene encoding glutamine-hydrolyzing GMP synthase — MEIQKKIAVVDFGGQYAHLIASRIRRLGAYTEILSNEEPLSSYQKYAGIILSGGPESVYEPDSPSISSKLFDLGIPILGICYGHQLIMKLLGGVVERSGTGEYGPASLELHSQNGNSLLKNFVGGEQVWMNHADEVVKLPAGFSRIASSKDCGYAVVENSSKKIFGIQFHAEVSHSEKGSVLLENFIQICGASRTWGIDQFLKEKIKEIQETVKPEQKVFMLVSGGVDSTVSYLLLCKALGTERVLGFLIDTGFMRKGEVLPLQDKLKSQKIHLTVRDESNLFYESLKGKSDPEEKRKIVGNLFLEARDRAVKELDLEHGDWLLGQGTIYPDTIESGGTKHSHTIKTHHNRVEAIQKLIEEGKVIEPIRDLYKDEVRDLGLLLGLEPEWVGRHPFPGPGLVVRMLAVEKTSTDSDQKEIDSYLSTQNGLSGKILPVASVGVKGDRRSYANCVVLNDIDTDWKTLDRVATHLSNQFSFINRVVLLPFEKDVKNLAFRFTGMQLDKKCSDLLREADSIVESLIFKAGLYNQIWQMPVVLLPIGEKEIEKSIVLRPVESQEAMTANFFPMKRELLKEIKMEVLKIPGIRYVFFDLTNKPPGTIEWE; from the coding sequence ATGGAAATCCAAAAAAAAATTGCCGTCGTTGATTTCGGAGGGCAGTATGCTCACCTGATCGCATCCAGGATTCGAAGACTCGGCGCTTATACGGAAATTCTTTCCAACGAAGAACCTCTTTCCAGTTATCAAAAATACGCAGGCATCATTCTTTCCGGAGGACCGGAAAGCGTCTACGAACCGGATTCTCCCAGCATTTCTTCAAAACTTTTCGACCTCGGCATTCCTATATTAGGAATTTGTTACGGTCATCAACTCATCATGAAGCTCTTAGGTGGAGTTGTAGAACGTTCCGGAACGGGAGAATATGGTCCGGCTTCCTTGGAACTTCATTCACAAAACGGAAATTCTTTATTGAAGAATTTTGTGGGTGGGGAACAAGTCTGGATGAATCACGCAGACGAGGTTGTAAAACTTCCGGCGGGTTTTTCCAGAATCGCGTCTTCCAAAGACTGCGGATATGCGGTCGTAGAAAATTCTTCCAAGAAAATTTTTGGAATTCAATTTCATGCGGAAGTGAGTCACAGCGAAAAAGGCTCCGTGCTTCTGGAGAATTTCATCCAGATCTGCGGCGCTTCTCGCACTTGGGGAATCGATCAATTCCTCAAGGAAAAAATCAAAGAAATTCAAGAAACCGTAAAGCCGGAACAAAAAGTTTTTATGCTCGTTTCGGGCGGAGTCGATTCCACGGTTTCCTATCTTCTTCTCTGCAAGGCGCTTGGAACCGAAAGAGTTCTCGGTTTTTTAATCGATACCGGATTTATGCGAAAGGGTGAAGTTCTCCCTTTGCAAGACAAACTCAAATCGCAGAAGATTCACCTAACAGTGAGAGACGAATCGAATCTATTTTACGAAAGTTTAAAGGGAAAATCGGATCCGGAAGAAAAACGAAAGATCGTAGGAAATCTTTTTCTGGAAGCGAGAGATCGTGCTGTGAAAGAATTGGATCTGGAACACGGAGATTGGCTCCTCGGTCAAGGAACGATCTATCCCGATACGATCGAGTCGGGCGGGACTAAACATTCTCATACGATTAAGACCCATCACAATCGAGTGGAAGCGATCCAAAAACTCATCGAAGAAGGAAAGGTGATCGAACCGATTCGCGATCTTTATAAGGACGAGGTTCGTGATTTAGGTCTGCTTCTCGGTCTGGAACCGGAGTGGGTCGGTCGCCATCCTTTTCCCGGTCCGGGTCTTGTCGTTCGAATGCTCGCCGTTGAAAAAACGAGTACCGATTCGGATCAGAAAGAAATCGATTCTTATCTTTCCACACAGAACGGGTTGTCCGGAAAAATTCTTCCCGTCGCGAGCGTCGGAGTAAAGGGCGATCGTAGATCCTATGCCAACTGCGTCGTGTTAAACGACATCGATACGGATTGGAAAACTCTGGACCGGGTCGCAACTCATCTTTCCAATCAATTCTCCTTTATCAATCGGGTCGTTCTTCTTCCTTTTGAGAAGGATGTGAAGAATCTGGCCTTTCGTTTTACAGGAATGCAACTGGATAAAAAATGCTCCGATCTTCTTCGGGAAGCGGATTCTATTGTAGAATCGTTGATCTTCAAAGCGGGGCTTTACAATCAAATCTGGCAAATGCCGGTCGTCCTTCTTCCGATCGGAGAAAAGGAGATTGAGAAAAGTATCGTTCTTCGTCCTGTGGAATCTCAAGAGGCGATGACGGCGAATTTTTTTCCGATGAAACGAGAACTTCTCAAGGAAATCAAAATGGAAGTTCTTAAAATTCCCGGAATTCGTTACGTCTTTTTCGATCTTACGAACAAACCGCCGGGAACGATCGAGTGGGAATGA